A stretch of the Notamacropus eugenii isolate mMacEug1 chromosome 2, mMacEug1.pri_v2, whole genome shotgun sequence genome encodes the following:
- the LOC140523992 gene encoding biogenesis of lysosome-related organelles complex 1 subunit 2-like, which produces MFSKMAAYLTGELTDTREDNKLLKNMNKLTSLKYLEMKDIAVNISRNRKDFNQKYATHQPYLDEITLIEEQVATLEQAAHKLDAYSKKLEAK; this is translated from the coding sequence ATGTTCTCCAAAATGGCCGCATACCTGACAGGTGAGCTGACAGACACCAGAGAAGATAATAAACTTCtgaaaaatatgaacaaactgaCTAGCTTGAAGTatctagaaatgaaagatattgcAGTAAACATAAGTAGAAACCGAAAGGATTTCAACCAGAAATATGCAACACATCAGCCTTATCTGGATGAGATCACTTTAATTGAGGAGCAGGTAGCAACTCTTGAGCAGGCAGCTCATAAGTTGGATGCatattcaaagaaactagaagcaaAGTAA